One window from the genome of Sphaerotilus microaerophilus encodes:
- a CDS encoding quinone-dependent dihydroorotate dehydrogenase, translating into MAFVPYGLTRPFLFSLDPETAHEHTLDAMARFQNTPLQCLWSQRRVSDPVTLAGLRFPNRIGLAAGLDKNGRCIDGLGAMGFGFIEVGTVTPKGQPGNPKPRMFRLPQANALINRLGFNNEGLDSFLANVRRATSFRRAGGILGLNIGKNAATPIENAADDYLIGLAGVYPHADYVTVNISSPNTKNLRALQSDEALDALLGALQQRRLQLATEHGRSVPMFVKIAPDLDEAQIKVIAATLRHNGIDGVVATNTTIERAKVAGLAHADETGGLSGAPVFEASNRVIQALRAELGSTYPIIGVGGVLSGADARAKRAAGADVVQVYTGLIYRGSALVPECADALRR; encoded by the coding sequence ATGGCGTTTGTCCCCTACGGCCTGACCCGGCCCTTCCTCTTCAGCCTCGACCCCGAGACCGCTCACGAGCACACCCTGGACGCGATGGCGCGCTTCCAGAACACCCCGCTGCAGTGCCTGTGGAGCCAGCGCCGCGTCAGCGACCCGGTGACGCTGGCGGGCCTGCGCTTTCCCAACCGCATCGGCCTGGCCGCGGGGCTGGACAAGAATGGCCGCTGCATCGACGGCCTGGGCGCGATGGGCTTCGGCTTCATCGAGGTGGGCACCGTCACCCCCAAGGGCCAGCCCGGCAACCCCAAGCCGCGCATGTTCCGCCTGCCGCAGGCCAACGCGCTGATCAACCGGCTGGGCTTCAACAACGAGGGGCTGGACAGCTTCCTGGCCAACGTCCGGCGCGCGACGAGCTTTCGCCGTGCCGGCGGCATCCTCGGCCTGAACATCGGCAAGAACGCCGCCACGCCGATCGAGAACGCGGCGGACGACTACCTGATCGGCCTGGCCGGCGTCTACCCGCACGCCGACTACGTGACGGTCAACATCTCCAGCCCCAACACCAAGAACCTGCGCGCGCTGCAGAGTGACGAGGCGCTCGATGCGCTGCTCGGCGCCCTGCAGCAGCGCCGCCTGCAACTGGCGACCGAGCACGGCCGCAGCGTGCCGATGTTCGTCAAGATCGCGCCCGACCTGGACGAGGCGCAGATCAAGGTGATCGCCGCGACGCTGCGCCACAACGGCATCGACGGCGTGGTCGCCACCAACACCACCATCGAGCGCGCCAAGGTGGCCGGCCTTGCGCACGCGGACGAGACCGGTGGCCTGTCCGGTGCGCCGGTCTTCGAGGCCAGCAACCGCGTCATCCAGGCGCTGCGTGCCGAGTTGGGTAGCACCTACCCGATCATCGGCGTGGGCGGCGTGCTCAGCGGTGCGGATGCACGGGCCAAGCGCGCCGCTGGAGCGGACGTGGTGCAGGTCTACACCGGCCTGATCTACCGCGGCTCGGCCCTGGTGCCGGAGTGCGCCGACGCGCTGCGGCGCTGA
- a CDS encoding HDOD domain-containing protein, translating into MPASTPETDDLALASLSEEGDASAEPSPSSPEEEAEARRAAKLAQILDRMTRHADFPSLKESIRGIQKVSRSDLAHLRALTDEVLQDVALTNKLLRLINTAYYSSVGGGAITTISRAVALMGFNSVGMLAASLALFERLPKGADGARVREEFACSLMAALIANELCPSRKLQESAYITALFQNLGVMLSWLHLAEETREVEGRLIALDPAQAEAAFGPSPTHRLDPQEVERVSREVMGVGFQDLGIEIAQQWGWPPEVVQALRPLPTPAEEQHFAAHDHVRGVCTAANRLARELFGCTAEQRPERLAAFLAEWGFALQLDSERLDGVIERTLAEWAELAPVMSLPRPELLSATLAGTPGAASPPGRGKPAARGSLPPAPVPPPTARRPPAPPAAAARATAPAAAPAGKAAPPSLPPRADDPMRIAHLTAGIEKLSLAALSDTNVTHLMQAFMQVLREALHVRRVLICLRARNPDRLEGRMGSSPDATRLAAAFRIPLQPPADLFGLLCLKGSDTLITDTSDPLIAERLPAWFLQQVRADAFLLLPLVRAGQVVGMVYADSPLGGQPLHLTERELNLVKGLRNQVLMALQLRESAPAPGR; encoded by the coding sequence ATGCCCGCATCCACCCCCGAGACCGACGACCTGGCCCTGGCCTCCCTGTCAGAGGAGGGCGACGCCAGTGCTGAGCCCAGCCCCTCCAGTCCCGAGGAGGAGGCCGAGGCGCGCCGCGCTGCCAAGCTGGCGCAGATCCTGGATCGCATGACCCGGCACGCGGACTTTCCTTCGCTGAAGGAGTCCATCCGCGGCATCCAGAAGGTCTCCCGCTCCGATCTGGCCCACCTGCGCGCCCTGACCGACGAGGTGCTGCAGGACGTCGCGCTGACCAACAAGCTGCTGCGGTTGATCAACACCGCCTACTACAGCTCGGTCGGCGGTGGCGCCATCACCACCATCAGCCGGGCGGTGGCGCTGATGGGCTTCAACTCGGTGGGCATGCTGGCCGCCTCGCTCGCGCTGTTCGAGCGCCTGCCCAAGGGGGCTGACGGGGCCCGGGTGCGCGAAGAGTTCGCCTGCTCGCTGATGGCCGCGCTGATCGCCAATGAGCTCTGCCCGTCGCGCAAGCTGCAGGAGAGCGCCTACATCACCGCGCTGTTCCAGAACCTCGGTGTGATGCTCTCCTGGCTGCACCTGGCCGAAGAGACCCGCGAGGTGGAGGGGCGCCTGATCGCGCTCGACCCGGCGCAAGCCGAGGCGGCCTTCGGCCCCAGCCCGACGCACCGCCTGGATCCGCAGGAGGTCGAACGTGTCTCCCGCGAGGTGATGGGCGTAGGCTTTCAGGACCTGGGCATCGAGATCGCCCAGCAGTGGGGCTGGCCCCCCGAGGTCGTGCAGGCCCTGCGCCCGCTGCCGACGCCGGCCGAGGAGCAGCACTTCGCCGCGCACGACCATGTGCGGGGCGTTTGCACGGCCGCCAACCGGCTGGCACGCGAGCTGTTCGGCTGCACCGCCGAGCAGCGGCCCGAACGTCTGGCTGCCTTCCTGGCCGAGTGGGGCTTTGCGCTGCAGCTCGACAGCGAGCGGCTTGACGGGGTCATCGAGCGCACCCTGGCCGAGTGGGCCGAGCTGGCCCCCGTGATGAGCCTGCCTCGCCCCGAGCTGCTTTCGGCCACGCTGGCCGGTACGCCCGGTGCGGCCAGTCCCCCCGGGCGTGGCAAGCCGGCCGCACGCGGCAGCCTGCCGCCTGCGCCGGTGCCTCCTCCTACGGCGCGTCGCCCGCCGGCACCGCCTGCCGCGGCCGCCCGCGCGACCGCTCCAGCAGCCGCCCCGGCCGGCAAGGCCGCGCCACCGTCGCTGCCGCCGCGGGCTGATGACCCCATGCGCATCGCCCACCTCACGGCCGGCATCGAGAAGCTCAGCCTTGCAGCCCTCTCCGACACCAACGTCACCCACCTGATGCAGGCCTTCATGCAGGTGCTGCGCGAGGCGCTGCATGTGCGCCGGGTCCTGATCTGCCTGCGCGCCCGCAACCCCGATCGGCTCGAAGGCCGCATGGGCAGCAGCCCCGATGCCACCCGCCTCGCGGCGGCCTTTCGCATCCCCCTGCAGCCTCCAGCCGACCTGTTCGGCCTGCTGTGCCTGAAGGGCAGTGACACGCTGATCACCGACACCAGCGACCCCCTGATCGCCGAGCGCCTGCCGGCCTGGTTCCTGCAGCAGGTCCGGGCCGACGCCTTTCTCCTCCTGCCGCTGGTGCGTGCCGGCCAGGTGGTGGGCATGGTCTACGCGGACAGCCCGCTGGGCGGCCAGCCGCTGCACCTCACCGAGCGGGAGCTCAATCTCGTCAAGGGCCTGCGCAACCAGGTGCTGATGGCGCTGCAGCTGCGCGAGTCCGCACCTGCGCCTGGGCGTTGA
- the dnaQ gene encoding DNA polymerase III subunit epsilon — MRQVFLDTETTGLSPDAGDRIVELGCVEMVNRRLTGRNLHFYLNPERPNNEEAVRVHGLTDEFLADKPLFAAVASEFVEYLRGAEVVIHNAAFDVGFLDAELKRVRHSGVATLASGIVDTLAMAREAYPGKANSLDALCRRLEVDNSKRTLHGALLDAELLAEVYIRLTRGQHSLVIDGPQEGSDSDATEQADLAIDLSSFELPVLAANADEEAAHEALLSGLDKACGGKTIWRQMLAQPA; from the coding sequence ATGAGACAAGTCTTCCTCGACACCGAAACCACCGGCCTCAGCCCGGATGCGGGCGACCGCATCGTCGAACTCGGCTGCGTGGAGATGGTCAACCGGCGCCTGACCGGGCGCAACCTGCACTTCTACCTCAACCCCGAGCGCCCCAACAACGAGGAGGCGGTGCGGGTGCACGGGCTGACCGACGAGTTCCTGGCCGACAAGCCACTCTTCGCGGCGGTGGCGAGCGAGTTCGTCGAGTACCTGCGCGGCGCCGAGGTGGTGATCCACAACGCGGCCTTCGACGTCGGCTTTCTCGATGCCGAGCTGAAGCGCGTCAGGCACAGCGGCGTGGCCACCCTGGCCAGCGGCATCGTCGACACCCTCGCGATGGCCCGCGAGGCCTACCCTGGCAAGGCCAACTCGCTGGACGCGCTGTGCCGTCGCCTCGAGGTCGACAACTCCAAGCGCACGCTGCACGGCGCGCTGCTGGACGCTGAACTGCTCGCCGAGGTCTACATCCGCCTCACCCGCGGCCAGCACTCGCTGGTGATCGACGGCCCGCAGGAGGGCAGCGACAGCGACGCCACCGAGCAGGCCGACCTCGCCATCGACCTCAGCAGCTTCGAGTTGCCGGTGCTGGCAGCCAATGCCGATGAGGAAGCCGCACACGAAGCGCTGTTGTCCGGCCTCGACAAGGCCTGTGGCGGCAAGACCATTTGGCGCCAAATGCTTGCACAACCCGCCTGA
- the fdx gene encoding ISC system 2Fe-2S type ferredoxin, giving the protein MPAIKILPHHELCPEGTTIQAAPGTSICEALLENGIAIEHACDMSCACTTCHVVVREGFRSLNEMEETEEDLLDRAWGLEPNSRLGCQAIVARQDLVVEIPKYTINHARENH; this is encoded by the coding sequence ATGCCCGCCATCAAGATCCTGCCGCACCACGAGCTCTGCCCCGAGGGCACGACCATCCAGGCCGCTCCCGGCACCTCGATCTGCGAGGCCCTGCTGGAAAACGGCATCGCCATCGAGCACGCCTGCGACATGAGCTGCGCCTGCACCACCTGCCACGTCGTCGTGCGGGAGGGCTTCCGCTCGCTCAACGAGATGGAGGAGACCGAAGAAGACCTGCTCGACCGCGCCTGGGGCCTGGAGCCCAACTCGCGCCTGGGCTGCCAGGCCATCGTCGCCCGGCAGGACCTGGTGGTCGAGATCCCGAAGTACACGATCAACCACGCCCGGGAAAACCATTGA
- the hscA gene encoding Fe-S protein assembly chaperone HscA — translation MALLQISEPGQTPDPHQRRVAVGIDLGTTHSLVAALRHGVAECLPDDEGRVILPSAVRYLGDGRRQIGAAALAAQATDPANTLVSVKRFMGRSLADIADRGRLPYDFTDRPGMVGIVTREGEKSPVEVSAEILATLRYRAQDTFDTDELFGAVITVPAYFDDAQRQATKDAAQLAGLNVLRLLNEPTAAAIAYGLDNASEGLYAVYDLGGGTFDISLLRLSRGVFEVVAVGGDSALGGDDYDHALGALLLQRAGLPPLERLSAGDKRSLLVQARAAKERLSGATRTAVRCALADGDLALELDASEFEAATAPLTERTITLLRRVLRDAKVKPADLAGVVMVGGSTRMPAVRRAVGAATGREPLVNLNPDEVVALGAAIQANALAGNSADGELLLLDVIPLSLGLETMGGLVERVIERNSTIPTAKAQDFTTYKDGQTAMAIHVVQGERELVADCRSLARFELRGIPPMAAGAARIRVTFQVDADGLLSVAAQELGSGVQAAITVKPSYGLSDEQIAGMLQSGFSEAEADMKRRALQEARVEGDRMLLATASALDADADLLDEAERAAVDGLMRQVRERITSDDTAAIEAATQSLAEGTELLAARRMNRGIQQALTGRRLDEI, via the coding sequence ATGGCACTCCTCCAGATCTCCGAACCCGGCCAGACGCCGGACCCGCACCAGCGCCGCGTCGCGGTGGGCATCGACCTGGGTACCACCCACTCGCTGGTCGCCGCGCTGCGCCACGGCGTGGCCGAGTGCCTGCCCGACGATGAAGGCCGCGTGATCCTGCCCTCGGCGGTGCGCTACCTGGGCGATGGCCGCCGCCAGATCGGCGCCGCCGCACTGGCGGCGCAGGCCACCGACCCGGCCAACACGCTGGTGTCGGTCAAGCGCTTCATGGGGCGCTCGCTGGCCGACATCGCCGATCGCGGCCGGCTGCCTTACGACTTCACCGACCGCCCCGGCATGGTCGGCATCGTCACCCGCGAGGGCGAGAAGTCGCCGGTGGAAGTTTCCGCCGAGATCCTGGCCACGCTGCGCTACAGGGCGCAGGACACCTTCGACACCGACGAGCTCTTCGGCGCGGTGATCACCGTGCCGGCCTACTTCGACGACGCCCAGCGCCAGGCCACCAAGGACGCGGCCCAGCTGGCCGGGCTGAACGTGCTGCGCCTGCTCAACGAGCCCACCGCCGCGGCCATCGCCTACGGGCTGGACAACGCCAGCGAGGGCCTCTACGCCGTCTACGACCTGGGCGGCGGCACCTTCGACATCTCGCTGCTGCGCCTGTCGCGCGGCGTGTTCGAGGTGGTGGCCGTCGGCGGCGACTCCGCCCTGGGCGGCGACGACTACGACCACGCTCTGGGCGCCCTGCTGCTGCAGCGCGCCGGCCTGCCCCCGCTGGAAAGATTGTCCGCCGGCGACAAGCGCAGCCTGCTGGTGCAGGCGCGTGCGGCCAAGGAGCGCCTGTCGGGCGCCACGCGCACCGCCGTGCGCTGTGCGCTGGCCGATGGCGACCTGGCGCTGGAGCTGGACGCCAGCGAGTTCGAAGCCGCCACTGCGCCGCTGACCGAGCGCACCATCACCCTGCTGCGCCGCGTGCTGCGTGACGCCAAGGTCAAGCCCGCCGACCTGGCCGGCGTTGTCATGGTGGGCGGCTCCACGCGCATGCCGGCAGTGCGCCGCGCCGTGGGCGCGGCCACCGGCCGCGAGCCACTGGTCAACTTGAACCCCGACGAAGTCGTGGCCCTGGGCGCCGCCATCCAGGCCAACGCGCTGGCCGGCAACTCGGCCGACGGCGAGCTGCTGCTGCTCGACGTGATCCCGCTGTCGCTGGGCCTGGAGACCATGGGCGGGCTGGTGGAGCGCGTGATCGAGCGCAACAGCACCATCCCCACCGCCAAGGCGCAGGACTTCACCACCTACAAGGACGGCCAGACCGCCATGGCCATCCACGTCGTGCAGGGCGAGCGCGAACTGGTGGCGGACTGCCGCTCGCTGGCGCGCTTCGAGCTGCGCGGCATCCCGCCGATGGCCGCGGGCGCGGCGCGCATCCGCGTCACCTTCCAGGTCGATGCCGACGGGCTGCTCTCCGTCGCCGCCCAGGAGCTGGGCTCGGGCGTACAGGCGGCCATCACCGTCAAGCCCAGCTACGGCCTGAGCGACGAGCAGATCGCCGGCATGCTGCAGTCCGGCTTCAGCGAGGCCGAGGCCGACATGAAGCGCCGCGCCCTGCAGGAGGCCCGCGTCGAGGGCGACCGCATGCTGCTGGCCACCGCCTCCGCGCTGGACGCCGACGCTGACCTGCTTGACGAGGCCGAGCGTGCCGCCGTGGACGGCCTGATGCGCCAGGTGCGCGAGCGCATCACCAGCGACGACACCGCCGCCATCGAGGCCGCCACCCAGTCACTGGCCGAAGGCACCGAGCTGCTCGCCGCCCGCCGCATGAACCGCGGCATCCAGCAGGCACTCACCGGCCGCCGCCTGGACGAGATCTGA
- the hscB gene encoding Fe-S protein assembly co-chaperone HscB, whose protein sequence is MNLTDTDFQLFDVPARYEQDLPSLDARWKALQREVHPDRFAAQGAAAQRVAMQWAVRVNEAYRRLKDPLARSAYLCELHGRPVDAQSNTAMPAPFLMQQMAWREQLDEARALTEVEALADEVAERERALHGELRAAIDERQDWEAAAQLVRALMFVTRFAADVDRRLDALGQ, encoded by the coding sequence ATGAACCTCACCGACACCGACTTCCAGCTCTTCGACGTGCCGGCACGCTATGAGCAGGATCTGCCGTCGCTCGACGCGCGCTGGAAGGCGCTGCAGCGCGAGGTCCACCCGGACCGCTTCGCCGCCCAGGGCGCCGCCGCCCAGCGCGTGGCGATGCAGTGGGCCGTGCGCGTCAACGAGGCCTACCGCCGCCTCAAGGACCCGCTCGCGCGCAGCGCCTACCTCTGCGAGCTGCACGGCCGCCCGGTCGATGCGCAGAGCAACACCGCGATGCCGGCCCCCTTCCTGATGCAGCAGATGGCCTGGCGCGAGCAGCTCGACGAGGCGCGTGCGCTGACCGAGGTCGAGGCGCTGGCCGACGAAGTGGCCGAGCGCGAACGCGCGCTGCACGGCGAACTGCGTGCCGCCATCGACGAGCGGCAGGACTGGGAGGCCGCAGCCCAGTTGGTGCGCGCCTTGATGTTCGTCACCCGCTTTGCGGCCGACGTGGACCGGCGCCTCGACGCGCTGGGACAATGA
- the iscA gene encoding iron-sulfur cluster assembly protein IscA yields MAVTLTEAAARHVTRYLARRGKGVGVRLGIKTTGCSGLAYKLEYADEVAPEDIVFEGHGVKVLIDPKSLPYLDGTELDFVREGLNEGFRFRNPREKDRCGCGESFRV; encoded by the coding sequence ATGGCCGTCACGCTCACCGAAGCCGCCGCCCGGCACGTCACCCGCTACCTCGCCCGCCGCGGCAAAGGGGTGGGCGTGCGCCTGGGCATCAAGACCACCGGCTGCTCCGGCCTGGCCTACAAGCTGGAGTACGCCGACGAGGTGGCGCCGGAGGACATCGTCTTCGAGGGCCATGGCGTCAAGGTGCTGATCGACCCGAAGAGCCTGCCCTACCTGGACGGCACCGAGCTGGACTTCGTGCGCGAGGGCCTGAACGAAGGCTTCCGTTTCCGCAACCCGCGCGAGAAGGACCGCTGCGGCTGCGGCGAATCCTTCCGGGTCTGA
- the iscU gene encoding Fe-S cluster assembly scaffold IscU, translating to MAYSDKVIDHYENPRNVGAFDKGDGDVGTGMVGAPACGDVMKLQIKVNPATGLIEDARFKTYGCGSAIASSSLVTEWVKGKTLDEALTIKNTHIAEELALPPVKIHCSILAEDAIKAAVDDYKARHGAVSA from the coding sequence ATGGCATACAGCGACAAGGTCATCGACCACTACGAAAACCCCCGCAACGTCGGCGCCTTCGACAAGGGCGACGGCGACGTCGGCACCGGCATGGTCGGCGCACCGGCCTGCGGCGACGTGATGAAGCTGCAGATCAAGGTCAACCCGGCCACCGGGCTGATCGAGGACGCACGCTTCAAGACCTACGGCTGCGGCTCGGCCATCGCGTCGAGCTCGCTGGTCACCGAGTGGGTCAAGGGCAAGACGCTCGACGAGGCCCTGACGATCAAGAACACCCACATCGCCGAGGAACTGGCGCTGCCGCCGGTGAAGATCCACTGCTCCATCCTGGCCGAGGACGCCATCAAGGCCGCGGTGGACGACTACAAGGCCCGGCACGGCGCGGTCTCGGCCTGA
- a CDS encoding IscS subfamily cysteine desulfurase yields the protein MDMTPHFPIYMDYGATTPVDPRVVDVMVPWLREHFGNPASRSHAWGWEAEEAVEKARIQVAELIGADPREIVWTSGATESNNLAIKGAAHFYASRGKHLITVKTEHKAVLDTMRELERQGFEVTYLDVEADGLLDLEKFRAALRPDTILASVMFVNNEIGVIQDVTALGTLCRERGVIFHVDAAQATGKVAIDLQTLPVDLMSLASHKTYGPKGIGALYVRRKPRVRLEAQMHGGGHERGMRSGTLPTHQIVGMGEAFRIAREEMGAENERIRSLQRRLVDGLTKIEQVFINGDLERRVPHNLNISFNFVEGESLIMGVKGIAVSSGSACTSASLEPSYVLRALGRSDELAHSSLRITIGRFTTEEEIDYAVTTLQERVAKLRELSPLWDMFKEGIDIGSIQWAAH from the coding sequence ATGGACATGACCCCGCACTTCCCCATCTACATGGACTACGGCGCGACCACCCCGGTGGATCCGCGGGTCGTCGACGTGATGGTGCCCTGGCTGCGTGAACACTTCGGCAACCCGGCGTCGCGCAGCCACGCCTGGGGCTGGGAGGCCGAGGAGGCGGTCGAGAAGGCGCGCATCCAGGTCGCCGAGCTGATCGGCGCCGACCCGCGCGAGATCGTCTGGACTTCCGGCGCCACCGAGTCCAACAACCTGGCGATCAAGGGCGCGGCGCACTTCTACGCCTCACGCGGCAAGCACCTGATCACCGTCAAGACCGAGCACAAGGCGGTGCTGGACACGATGCGCGAGCTGGAGCGCCAGGGCTTCGAGGTGACCTACCTCGACGTCGAGGCCGACGGCCTGCTCGACCTGGAGAAGTTCCGGGCCGCGCTGCGCCCGGACACCATCCTCGCCTCGGTCATGTTCGTGAACAACGAGATCGGCGTGATCCAGGACGTCACGGCGCTGGGCACGCTCTGCCGTGAGCGCGGCGTGATCTTCCACGTCGATGCGGCCCAGGCCACCGGCAAGGTCGCCATCGACCTGCAGACGCTGCCGGTCGACCTGATGAGCCTGGCCTCGCACAAGACCTACGGCCCCAAGGGCATCGGCGCGCTGTACGTGCGCCGCAAGCCGCGCGTGCGCCTGGAGGCCCAGATGCACGGCGGCGGGCACGAGCGCGGCATGCGCTCGGGCACCCTGCCCACGCACCAGATCGTCGGCATGGGCGAGGCCTTCCGCATCGCCCGCGAGGAAATGGGCGCGGAGAACGAGCGCATCCGCTCGCTGCAGCGTCGGCTGGTGGACGGACTGACGAAGATCGAACAGGTCTTCATCAACGGCGACCTGGAGCGCCGCGTGCCGCACAACCTGAATATCAGCTTCAACTTCGTCGAGGGCGAGTCGCTGATCATGGGGGTCAAGGGCATTGCGGTGTCCTCAGGTTCGGCCTGCACCTCGGCCAGCCTGGAACCCAGCTACGTGCTGCGCGCGCTCGGCCGCAGCGACGAGCTGGCGCACAGCAGCCTGCGCATCACCATCGGCCGCTTCACGACCGAGGAGGAGATCGACTACGCGGTGACCACCTTGCAGGAGCGCGTGGCCAAGCTGCGCGAGCTCTCCCCCCTGTGGGACATGTTCAAGGAAGGCATCGACATCGGCAGCATCCAATGGGCTGCGCACTGA
- a CDS encoding Rrf2 family transcriptional regulator — MRLTTKGRFAVTAMIDLALREHSGPVALAAISARQQISLSYLEQLFGKLRRQELVESTRGPGGGYSLGRKAEDITVADIIVAVDEAIDATGCGGGENCMGEEAGRCMTHDLWSSLNAKMLEYLNSISLKSLVDDQLSRGVSVEDTPIKRAISSQPVVKPIKVTAPNSVFALAGTLTK, encoded by the coding sequence ATGAGACTGACCACCAAGGGGCGTTTCGCCGTCACCGCGATGATCGACCTGGCGCTGCGCGAGCACAGCGGCCCGGTGGCGCTGGCCGCGATCAGCGCGCGTCAGCAGATTTCGCTGTCCTACCTGGAACAGCTGTTCGGCAAGCTGCGCCGCCAGGAGCTGGTGGAGAGCACCCGCGGCCCCGGCGGCGGCTACTCGCTGGGCCGCAAGGCCGAGGACATCACCGTGGCGGACATCATCGTCGCCGTGGATGAGGCGATCGACGCCACCGGCTGCGGCGGCGGCGAGAACTGCATGGGCGAAGAGGCCGGGCGCTGCATGACGCACGACCTGTGGTCCAGTCTGAACGCGAAGATGCTGGAGTACCTGAACTCGATCTCGCTGAAGAGCCTGGTCGACGACCAGCTCTCACGCGGCGTCTCGGTGGAGGACACGCCCATCAAGCGGGCCATCTCCTCCCAGCCGGTGGTCAAGCCGATCAAGGTGACGGCACCGAACTCGGTGTTCGCCCTGGCCGGCACGCTGACCAAGTAA
- a CDS encoding low molecular weight protein-tyrosine-phosphatase yields the protein MSTSTGNDANASQLTRTRVLMVCMGNICRSPTAEAVLRHRVARAGLAAQVEIDSAGTHAWHTRNPPDERSIAHAARRGYDLTGLRARRIESADFERFDLLLAMDADNLAHLRETAPAEAHHRLRLLMTFAPQLSLREVPDPYYGGSAGFERVLDLIESACDGLVEHLRSVNGTPGNSR from the coding sequence ATGAGCACCAGCACCGGCAACGACGCCAACGCCAGCCAGCTGACCCGCACCCGGGTTCTGATGGTCTGCATGGGCAACATCTGCCGCTCACCCACCGCCGAGGCGGTGCTGCGCCACCGCGTCGCACGCGCGGGCCTGGCCGCGCAGGTCGAGATCGATTCCGCCGGCACCCATGCCTGGCACACGCGCAACCCGCCCGACGAGCGCAGCATCGCGCACGCGGCGCGGCGCGGCTACGACCTCACCGGGCTGCGAGCGCGCCGCATCGAGTCGGCGGACTTCGAGCGCTTCGACCTGCTGCTGGCGATGGACGCGGACAACCTGGCCCACCTGCGCGAGACGGCCCCGGCCGAGGCCCACCATCGCCTGCGCCTGTTGATGACCTTCGCGCCGCAACTGAGCCTGCGCGAGGTGCCCGACCCCTACTACGGCGGGTCGGCCGGCTTCGAGCGGGTGCTGGACCTGATCGAGTCGGCCTGCGACGGACTCGTCGAGCATTTGCGCAGCGTCAATGGCACCCCTGGAAACAGCCGCTAG